In the Pontibacillus yanchengensis genome, one interval contains:
- a CDS encoding S1C family serine protease — MGYYDDHASSRNRHKRPGWIAPTVVGLILGSVLIILALPALIQSNILPYDVSIQNNEEPQGDEGQNVQADEGTSTPQNVNVDVTTQVTEVVQDVQETVVGVVNIQSSSSDFFSQQEGSQTGTGSGVIYKKEKGSAYVVTNHHVVQGASAIEIALIDGSRIEATKLGSDPYTDLAVLKVDGSKVNKAISLGDSSNVKVGESALAIGNPLGLMFAGSVTKGIISGKQRAIPQDLNGDGRMDWQAEVIQTDAAINPGNSGGALINIKGQLIGINSMKIAKSAVEGIGFAIPIDLAKPIIDNLENDGEVTRPYMGIEAYSLSELTSNQWRSTLELPEEVEAGVFIKGIEPTSPADQAGLEQYDVITKLDDTKVTNIVDLRKHLYEKKKVGEKMSITFYRKGEKKETTMELASQSY, encoded by the coding sequence ATGGGATATTATGACGATCACGCATCTTCTAGAAATCGACATAAGCGTCCTGGTTGGATTGCACCGACGGTTGTAGGGCTTATACTCGGCTCAGTACTTATTATCTTAGCTTTACCAGCATTAATTCAATCGAATATTTTGCCGTATGACGTTAGCATTCAAAACAACGAAGAGCCTCAAGGGGATGAGGGCCAGAATGTACAAGCGGATGAAGGTACCTCAACTCCTCAAAATGTTAACGTAGATGTCACTACGCAAGTAACAGAAGTCGTGCAGGATGTTCAAGAAACAGTTGTTGGCGTCGTAAACATACAAAGTAGTAGTTCTGATTTCTTTTCACAGCAAGAAGGATCTCAAACAGGAACGGGTTCTGGTGTGATCTATAAAAAAGAAAAAGGTAGTGCCTATGTCGTAACCAATCATCACGTTGTGCAAGGAGCATCAGCAATAGAAATAGCTCTCATTGATGGTTCAAGAATTGAAGCGACGAAACTTGGAAGCGATCCATATACGGATTTAGCTGTCTTGAAGGTTGACGGATCGAAAGTAAACAAAGCCATATCTCTAGGAGACTCCTCTAATGTGAAAGTGGGCGAATCAGCATTGGCGATAGGAAACCCACTAGGACTAATGTTTGCTGGTTCTGTTACGAAAGGCATTATTAGTGGGAAGCAACGGGCTATTCCTCAAGATCTTAATGGAGATGGTCGAATGGATTGGCAAGCAGAGGTTATTCAAACCGATGCAGCTATTAATCCTGGTAATAGTGGCGGTGCTTTAATCAATATTAAAGGACAACTTATCGGGATTAATTCCATGAAAATCGCTAAATCAGCTGTAGAAGGCATTGGATTTGCCATTCCTATTGATTTGGCTAAACCAATCATCGATAACCTTGAAAATGATGGTGAGGTCACTCGTCCATATATGGGTATTGAAGCGTATTCTTTATCTGAATTAACGAGCAACCAATGGAGAAGCACACTAGAACTACCAGAAGAAGTGGAGGCTGGAGTATTTATCAAAGGAATTGAACCAACATCTCCAGCAGATCAAGCGGGATTGGAACAATATGATGTCATCACTAAGCTTGATGATACAAAAGTAACCAATATCGTGGATCTCAGAAAACATCTTTATGAGAAAAAGAAGGTCGGCGAGAAAATGAGTATTACATTCTATCGCAAAGGTGAAAAGAAAGAAACAACTATGGAATTAGCTTCACAAAGTTATTAG
- a CDS encoding CxxH/CxxC protein: MKLYVCQEHVDKAMDVVVDEYETFPRLEPVDEEKSLSTACEYCGERSIYMVANIGSSTI, translated from the coding sequence ATGAAACTGTATGTTTGTCAGGAGCATGTGGACAAGGCAATGGATGTTGTTGTAGATGAATATGAAACATTTCCTAGATTAGAACCAGTTGATGAAGAAAAAAGTTTATCCACAGCCTGTGAATATTGTGGGGAGCGTTCTATATATATGGTAGCGAACATTGGTTCTTCTACCATATAA